Genomic window (SAR116 cluster alpha proteobacterium HIMB100):
GCGCGAAACGCTGATGGAATTTTATGAGCGGGCCTCTGGCGCGCGCCTGCATGCTGCTTATTTTCGGCCAGGTGGGGTTCACCAAGATCTGCCAGATGGGCTGACAGACGATATTCTGACTTGGGCGGATAACTTCCCCAGCTTTATTGCTGATCTTGAGACTTTGTTAACCAATAACCGTATTTTCAAACAACGCACAGTGGATATTGGTGTTCTTTCAACAGAGGAAGCTCTCGATCTGGGGATGAGCGGGCCTGTATTGCGGGCAACCGGTCATGCTTGGGATTTACGGAAGGCGCAGCCATATGATTGTTATGCTGAGATGGATTTTGATATTCCTGTCGGCACAACCGGTGATTGTTATGCCCGCTATCTGGTGCGTATCGAAGAAATGAAGCAATCATTGCGGATCATAAAGCAGTCGATAGAGACAATGCCAGGTGGGCCTGTATTGGCTGAAAATAATAAAGTCACGCCGCCGCGCCGTGGCGAAATGAAGCAATCTATGGAAGCTTTGATTCACCACTTCAAACTGTATACTGAAGGTTTTCATCTTCCTGAAGGGGACAGCTATACCGCTGTTGAAGCTCCAAAAGGTGAATTTGGTGTTTACCTTGTTGCTGATGGGACAAATAAACCTTATCGGGCTCGTCTGCGCGCGCCGGGTTATTATTTTATGGCTGCGGTTGATTATATGTCACGTGGTCATATGTTGGCCGATTCTGTGGCCATTATTGGCTCATTGGATATTGTTTTTGGTGAGATTGACAGATGAGTATTTCAACCCTTATTGCCGAAAATCAGCCTGATGTTTTCGCTTTTACAGCTGAAAGTGAAGCTGAAATTCAACAGCAGCTCGCTAAATATCCAGACGGGCGTCAGGCCAGTGCAGTGAAATCATTGCTGTATATTGCGCAGAGGCAGCATGATAACTGGATCCCGATGAAGGCAATTGAAGCGATTGCAGAACGGCTGGCTATGCCAGA
Coding sequences:
- a CDS encoding NADH dehydrogenase I, D subunit (PFAM: Respiratory-chain NADH dehydrogenase, 49 Kd subunit~TIGRFAM: NADH dehydrogenase I, D subunit) codes for the protein MGEMQIRPLTLNFGPQHPAAHGVLRLVLEMDGEIIDRADPHVGLLHRGTEKLIENKTYLQALPYFDRLDYVSPMNQEHAWALAVEKALNIDVPKRAQHIRVLYCEIGRILNHLLNLTTFAIDVGAMTPLLWGFEERETLMEFYERASGARLHAAYFRPGGVHQDLPDGLTDDILTWADNFPSFIADLETLLTNNRIFKQRTVDIGVLSTEEALDLGMSGPVLRATGHAWDLRKAQPYDCYAEMDFDIPVGTTGDCYARYLVRIEEMKQSLRIIKQSIETMPGGPVLAENNKVTPPRRGEMKQSMEALIHHFKLYTEGFHLPEGDSYTAVEAPKGEFGVYLVADGTNKPYRARLRAPGYYFMAAVDYMSRGHMLADSVAIIGSLDIVFGEIDR